From Mycobacterium lacus, one genomic window encodes:
- a CDS encoding ribonuclease J, whose product MDVDLAPPGPLASGGLRVTALGGISEIGRNMTVFEHLGRLLIIDCGVMFPTHDEPGVDLILPDMRHIEDRLDDIEALVLTHAHEDHIGAIPFLLKLRPDIPIVGSKFTLALVAAKCREHRVKPVFVQVAEGQSTRHGVFECEFFAVNHSVPDALAIAVYTGAGTVLFTGDIKLDQLPLDGRPTDLPGMSRLGDAGVDLFLCDSTNAEIPGLGPSESEVGPTLHRLIRGADGRVIIACFASNVDRVQQIIDAAVALGRRVSFVGRSMVRNMGIARELGFLRVSDSDLIDIAAAETMAPERVVLITTGTQGEPMSALSRMSRGEHRSINLTSGDLIVLSSSLIPGNEEAVYGVIDELSKIGARVVTNAQARVHVSGHAYAGELLFLYNGVRPRHVMPVHGTWRMLRANAKLAGRTGVPEESILLAENGVSVDLVAGKASISGAVPVGKMFVDGLITGDVGDITLGERLILSSGFVAVTVVVKRGTGRPVAAPHLHSRGFSEDPKALEPAVRRVEAELEQLVAADVTDPIRIAQGVRRTVGKWVGETYRRQPMIVPTVIEV is encoded by the coding sequence GTGGATGTAGACCTCGCCCCCCCAGGTCCTCTAGCCTCAGGCGGGTTGCGGGTTACGGCGCTGGGCGGCATCAGCGAAATCGGCCGCAATATGACGGTTTTCGAACACCTCGGTCGGCTGCTGATCATCGACTGCGGCGTGATGTTCCCCACCCACGACGAGCCCGGCGTCGACCTGATCCTGCCGGACATGCGCCACATCGAGGACCGGCTCGACGACATCGAGGCGCTGGTGCTGACCCATGCGCACGAAGACCACATCGGGGCGATCCCGTTCCTGCTCAAACTGCGGCCGGACATCCCGATCGTCGGCTCCAAGTTCACCTTGGCGCTGGTCGCCGCCAAATGCCGTGAGCACCGCGTCAAGCCGGTATTCGTCCAAGTCGCGGAGGGGCAAAGCACCAGGCACGGTGTGTTCGAGTGCGAATTTTTCGCCGTCAACCACTCCGTCCCCGATGCGTTGGCCATCGCGGTGTACACCGGCGCGGGCACCGTCTTGTTCACCGGCGACATCAAGCTCGACCAACTACCGCTGGACGGCCGTCCCACCGACCTGCCGGGCATGTCCCGGCTCGGCGACGCCGGTGTGGACCTGTTCCTGTGCGACTCGACCAACGCCGAGATCCCCGGCCTCGGACCGTCCGAAAGCGAAGTGGGCCCGACACTGCACCGGCTGATCCGGGGCGCCGACGGGCGGGTCATCATCGCGTGCTTCGCCTCCAATGTGGACCGAGTGCAGCAAATCATCGATGCCGCAGTTGCATTGGGCCGACGGGTATCGTTCGTCGGGCGATCGATGGTGCGCAACATGGGAATTGCGCGGGAACTGGGCTTCCTGCGGGTGTCCGATTCCGACCTGATCGACATCGCCGCCGCCGAGACGATGGCGCCCGAACGGGTGGTGCTGATCACCACCGGCACCCAGGGCGAGCCGATGTCGGCGTTGTCGCGCATGTCACGCGGCGAGCATCGAAGCATCAACCTGACCTCGGGTGACCTGATCGTGTTGTCGTCGTCGCTGATCCCCGGCAACGAGGAGGCGGTCTACGGTGTCATCGATGAGCTGTCCAAGATCGGAGCCCGAGTCGTCACCAACGCCCAAGCCCGAGTGCACGTTTCGGGCCACGCGTACGCCGGCGAGTTGTTGTTCCTGTACAACGGGGTGCGGCCGCGCCACGTCATGCCGGTGCACGGGACCTGGCGGATGCTGCGCGCGAACGCCAAGCTGGCGGGCCGCACCGGAGTGCCGGAGGAGTCAATCCTGTTGGCCGAGAACGGTGTCAGCGTCGACCTGGTTGCCGGCAAAGCTTCGATTTCCGGTGCGGTGCCCGTGGGCAAGATGTTCGTCGACGGCTTGATCACCGGTGATGTCGGTGACATCACCCTGGGTGAACGGCTCATCTTGTCGTCCGGCTTCGTCGCGGTGACCGTGGTGGTCAAGCGTGGCACCGGTCGGCCGGTGGCCGCGCCACACTTGCATTCGCGTGGCTTCTCCGAAGACCCCAAGGCGCTGGAACCCGCCGTGCGCAGGGTCGAGGCGGAGCTGGAACAGTTGGTGGCGGCCGACGTCACCGATCCGATCCGCATCGCGCAGGGAGTGCGCCGCACGGTCGGTAAGTGGGTGGGCGAGACCTACCGCCGGCAGCCGATGATCGTGCCCACGGTCATCGAGGTCTAG